The following proteins are encoded in a genomic region of Phycisphaerae bacterium:
- a CDS encoding S9 family peptidase, with amino-acid sequence MTAFVCLAVAGLVVAGFAQAGRKRTHPFSVYDLLAMERISDLQASPDGRWLAFVVRVTDLEANKGRTDIWLMAADGSGLRRLTTHPAGSSSPRWASDSRTLYFLSSRSDSGQVWRLMIDGGEAEQVTKLPLDVECFALSPNNRYLALAIEVFPDARKLADTRRRLDALKEKKASGRVYERLFVRHWDTWKDGRRSHLWVMPTADGKPVDVMRGMDADAPAKPFGGAEEFTFTPDSKALVFAARDVGRKEAWSTHFDLFIAPLDGSRRPRVLVDGQGATVSQPTFSPDGKTLAYLAMVRPGFEADRFRIVLQRWRTGPRRVLTERWDRSPGKIVWSPDSKTIYTVADHLGQHPLFAVSAATGKVRTVVAEGKVTEIAPAGDRLVYGLCHHRSPVELYSVGVRGGRSRALTRINAAKVAAVRMGTAEQFTFTGWNDETVYAHVVKPADFNPRKKYPVAFLVHGGPQGSFGNDFHYRWNPQVYAGAGYAVVMVDFHGSTGYGQAFTDAIRDHWGDRPLEDLQKGLAAALARYKWLDGRRVAALGASYGGYMINWMHGNWRGRFRCFVCHDGNLDERMAYYETEELWFPEWERGGTPWGRPEAYARHNPADHVHKWRTPTLVIHGGNDFRVVDTQGLATFTALQRRGIPSRLLYFPNENHWVLKPANSIQWHEEVIGWLDRWTKKRR; translated from the coding sequence ATGACCGCGTTTGTCTGCCTGGCGGTTGCGGGGCTGGTCGTCGCGGGGTTCGCCCAGGCGGGCCGGAAGCGGACGCATCCGTTTTCGGTTTACGACCTGCTGGCGATGGAGCGCATCAGCGACCTGCAGGCTTCGCCCGATGGCCGCTGGCTGGCGTTCGTCGTGCGTGTCACGGATCTCGAAGCCAACAAGGGCCGCACGGACATTTGGCTCATGGCTGCAGATGGCTCCGGCCTGCGCCGCCTGACGACGCACCCGGCCGGCAGCAGCAGCCCGCGCTGGGCGTCCGATAGCCGTACGCTCTACTTCCTCTCGTCGCGTTCGGACTCCGGGCAGGTCTGGCGGCTCATGATCGACGGCGGCGAGGCCGAGCAGGTGACGAAGCTCCCGCTCGACGTGGAGTGCTTTGCACTGTCGCCGAACAATCGCTACCTCGCGCTCGCCATCGAGGTATTCCCCGACGCCCGCAAGCTCGCTGACACACGCCGACGCCTCGACGCGCTGAAAGAGAAAAAGGCTTCCGGCCGCGTCTACGAGCGCCTCTTCGTCCGCCACTGGGACACGTGGAAGGATGGTCGTCGATCGCATTTGTGGGTGATGCCCACCGCCGACGGCAAGCCTGTTGATGTGATGCGGGGCATGGATGCAGACGCGCCGGCCAAGCCTTTCGGCGGCGCGGAGGAGTTCACGTTCACGCCGGACAGCAAGGCGCTCGTATTCGCCGCGCGGGATGTCGGCCGCAAGGAAGCGTGGTCCACGCACTTCGACCTGTTCATCGCGCCGCTCGACGGTTCGCGCCGGCCGCGCGTGCTCGTTGATGGCCAGGGTGCGACCGTCAGCCAGCCGACGTTTTCGCCGGACGGCAAGACGCTGGCCTATCTCGCCATGGTTCGGCCCGGCTTTGAGGCCGACCGTTTCCGGATTGTCCTGCAGCGCTGGCGGACCGGCCCGCGGCGCGTGCTTACGGAGCGCTGGGACCGTTCGCCGGGCAAAATCGTCTGGTCGCCGGATTCGAAGACGATCTACACGGTCGCCGATCATCTCGGGCAGCATCCGTTGTTCGCGGTGAGCGCGGCGACGGGCAAGGTGCGGACGGTGGTCGCCGAGGGCAAGGTGACCGAGATCGCGCCGGCGGGTGACCGGTTGGTGTACGGTCTGTGCCACCACCGCAGCCCGGTGGAGTTGTACTCAGTCGGCGTCCGTGGCGGCCGCTCGCGCGCCCTGACGCGCATCAATGCCGCCAAGGTCGCTGCGGTGCGTATGGGCACCGCGGAGCAATTCACGTTCACCGGCTGGAATGATGAAACGGTGTACGCCCACGTCGTGAAGCCGGCAGACTTCAACCCACGGAAGAAGTACCCCGTCGCGTTCCTCGTGCACGGCGGGCCGCAGGGCTCGTTCGGCAATGATTTCCACTATCGCTGGAACCCGCAGGTGTACGCCGGCGCGGGCTACGCCGTGGTCATGGTGGATTTTCACGGCTCGACCGGCTACGGGCAGGCGTTCACCGACGCGATCCGCGATCACTGGGGCGATCGGCCGCTGGAGGATCTGCAGAAGGGTCTGGCAGCGGCCCTCGCACGGTACAAGTGGCTCGATGGGCGGCGCGTGGCGGCGTTGGGTGCGTCGTACGGCGGCTACATGATCAACTGGATGCACGGCAACTGGCGCGGCCGGTTCCGCTGTTTCGTCTGCCACGACGGCAATCTCGACGAGCGCATGGCGTATTACGAGACCGAGGAGTTGTGGTTCCCCGAATGGGAGCGCGGCGGCACGCCGTGGGGGCGGCCGGAAGCGTACGCCCGGCACAACCCGGCGGACCACGTGCACAAGTGGCGGACGCCGACGCTGGTGATTCACGGCGGCAACGATTTCCGCGTGGTGGACACGCAGGGCCTGGCGACGTTCACCGCCCTGCAACGCCGCGGCATCCCGAGCCGCCTGCTCTATTTCCCGAACGAGAACCACTGGGTGCTGAAGCCGGCGAACAGCATCCAGTGGCACGAAGAGGTCATCGGCTGGCTTGATCGCTGGACAAAGAAGCGGCGATAG
- the dnaK gene encoding molecular chaperone DnaK translates to MSKIIGIDLGTTNSVVAIMEGGQPKVLINDSGSRLTPSVVGFTDKGERLVGQRARNQQVTNPINTVFSIKRFMGRRHREVSSEEKTVPYTIVGGPDELVRVKIGDKEYAPPEISAMVLRDLKATAERYLGETVDRAVITVPAYFNDSQRQATKEAGQIAGLKVERIINEPTAAALAYGLEKKANEKIAVFDLGGGTFDISILDVGENVFEVLSTNGDTHLGGDDFDKVLIDYLAEEFRRKEGIDLRNDPMALQRLKEAAERAKCELSGSMETTINLPYITADASGPKHLQMTLTRAKFEQLVEHLVERCRGPVVQALKDAKLSPKDIDEVVLVGGSIRIPMVQRLVKEIFGKEPNRSINPDEVVAVGAAIQGAVLSGEKSDIVLLDVTPLSLGVETLGGVMTVLIPRNTTIPTSKKEIFSTAADNQPAVDIHVLQGERKMADANRTLGRFQLTGLPPAPRGLPQIEVTFDIDANGILNVSAKDLGTGKEQSIEIKSSSGLSDDEIQRMVKDAESHASEDEAKKKLIDLRNQADQLVYSTEKTLKEHGDKVDAGTRGEIEQAVNRLKDVQKGEDAGVIQKAMEEVTAKSHKLAEAVYKSTGAKAAAGAAGPAAGPPPPGAEGKPGGKDDDVIDAEFEVKK, encoded by the coding sequence ATGTCGAAGATCATCGGTATCGACCTCGGCACGACGAACTCGGTGGTCGCCATCATGGAAGGTGGCCAGCCCAAGGTGCTGATCAATGACTCCGGCTCGCGGCTGACGCCGTCGGTTGTCGGGTTTACGGATAAGGGTGAACGGCTGGTCGGGCAGCGGGCTCGCAATCAGCAGGTCACGAACCCGATCAACACTGTTTTCTCCATCAAGCGCTTCATGGGCCGGCGGCACCGCGAGGTGTCCAGCGAAGAGAAGACGGTGCCCTATACGATCGTCGGTGGGCCGGACGAGCTGGTGCGCGTGAAGATCGGCGACAAGGAATACGCGCCGCCGGAAATCTCGGCCATGGTCCTCCGCGATCTGAAGGCCACCGCCGAGCGCTACCTCGGCGAGACGGTGGATCGCGCGGTGATCACCGTGCCGGCGTATTTCAACGATTCGCAGCGCCAGGCGACCAAGGAGGCCGGGCAGATCGCCGGCCTGAAGGTCGAGCGCATCATCAACGAGCCGACCGCCGCGGCCCTGGCGTACGGCCTGGAGAAGAAGGCCAACGAGAAGATCGCAGTCTTCGACCTGGGCGGCGGTACGTTCGACATTTCGATCCTCGACGTCGGCGAAAACGTCTTCGAAGTGCTCAGCACGAACGGCGATACGCACTTGGGCGGCGATGACTTCGACAAGGTGCTCATCGACTACCTCGCCGAGGAGTTCCGGCGGAAGGAAGGCATCGACCTGCGCAACGACCCGATGGCCCTCCAGCGGCTGAAGGAAGCTGCCGAGCGGGCGAAGTGCGAGCTCTCCGGCAGCATGGAGACGACGATCAACCTGCCGTACATCACGGCGGACGCGAGCGGGCCGAAGCACCTGCAGATGACGCTGACGCGCGCGAAGTTCGAGCAGCTCGTGGAGCACCTGGTCGAGCGGTGCCGCGGGCCGGTCGTGCAGGCGCTGAAGGACGCGAAGCTCTCGCCGAAGGACATCGATGAGGTCGTGCTCGTCGGCGGGTCGATCCGCATCCCGATGGTGCAGCGGTTGGTGAAGGAGATCTTCGGCAAGGAGCCGAACCGCAGCATCAACCCGGATGAGGTCGTCGCGGTCGGCGCGGCCATCCAGGGCGCCGTCCTCAGCGGTGAAAAGTCGGACATCGTCCTGCTCGACGTGACGCCGCTGTCGCTGGGCGTCGAGACGCTCGGCGGCGTGATGACCGTGCTGATCCCGCGCAACACGACGATCCCGACGAGCAAGAAGGAGATTTTCTCCACCGCGGCCGACAACCAGCCGGCGGTGGACATCCACGTGCTGCAGGGCGAGCGCAAGATGGCGGACGCGAACCGAACGCTGGGGCGGTTCCAGCTCACGGGCCTGCCGCCGGCGCCGCGCGGCCTGCCGCAAATCGAAGTCACGTTCGACATCGACGCGAACGGCATTCTGAACGTGTCGGCGAAGGACCTCGGCACGGGCAAGGAGCAGTCCATCGAGATCAAGTCGTCGTCGGGCCTGAGCGATGACGAGATTCAGCGGATGGTGAAGGACGCCGAGTCGCACGCGAGCGAGGACGAGGCCAAGAAGAAGCTCATCGACCTGCGCAACCAGGCGGACCAGCTCGTGTACTCGACGGAGAAGACGTTGAAGGAGCACGGCGACAAGGTCGATGCCGGCACGCGCGGCGAGATCGAGCAGGCCGTGAATCGGTTGAAGGACGTGCAGAAGGGCGAAGACGCCGGCGTGATCCAGAAGGCGATGGAAGAGGTCACGGCCAAGTCGCACAAGCTGGCGGAGGCGGTCTACAAGTCAACCGGCGCGAAAGCCGCCGCGGGCGCCGCCGGCCCCGCCGCCGGCCCGCCCCCTCCGGGCGCAGAAGGCAAACCCGGCGGGAAGGATGACGACGTGATCGACGCGGAATTCGAAGTCAAAAAGTAG
- a CDS encoding zinc ribbon domain-containing protein, with translation MPTYEYLCPKCGHVFEESLVKIGDDSPRPCPNCQYAKAARKPSTFSAGHSQPKASGCTPRRG, from the coding sequence ATGCCCACGTATGAATACTTATGCCCCAAGTGCGGTCACGTCTTCGAGGAGTCCCTGGTAAAGATCGGCGACGACTCGCCGAGGCCGTGCCCCAACTGCCAATACGCGAAGGCTGCACGCAAGCCCTCGACGTTCTCGGCCGGCCATTCGCAGCCGAAAGCCTCAGGCTGCACGCCGCGCCGCGGCTGA
- a CDS encoding cytochrome C → MRTRILLACVLTSAMVATAAAQELTPLEQLGKFLLFDNQLSTPHGQSCAACHAPEVGYTGPHSTINAHGAVYPGAVHTRFGNRKPPTAAYGGDSPVMYYDQDEGLWVGGMFWDGRATGWTLGDPLAEQAMGPFLNPLEQNNPNAKLVCTKVAQSSYAGLFEEVWGPGSLDPVKDVAGTYERIARSVAAFERSAEVNPFTSKFDYYLKGEAELTEQEAWGLELFNTTGKCALCHLSDGPAPLFTDFTYDNLGVPRNGENPFYTMPRRWNPDGWLWVDMGLGGFLEAAGYPPEMFEPELGKHKVPTLRNVDLRPYPDFVKAFGHNGYFKSLEEIVHFYNTRDVEPWPEPEVPMNVNSDELGNLGLTQDEEAAIVAFMRTLSDGYVETRLAE, encoded by the coding sequence ATGCGAACCAGAATCCTGTTGGCTTGTGTCCTGACCAGCGCAATGGTGGCAACGGCGGCTGCGCAGGAGCTGACGCCGCTCGAACAACTCGGCAAGTTCTTGTTGTTTGACAACCAGTTGTCGACGCCGCACGGGCAGTCGTGCGCGGCTTGCCATGCGCCGGAGGTGGGTTACACCGGACCGCACAGCACGATCAATGCACACGGCGCCGTGTATCCGGGTGCCGTGCACACGCGCTTCGGCAACCGGAAACCCCCGACGGCGGCGTACGGCGGCGACAGCCCCGTGATGTACTACGACCAGGATGAGGGGCTCTGGGTGGGCGGCATGTTTTGGGATGGGCGCGCCACGGGCTGGACGCTGGGTGACCCGCTCGCGGAACAGGCGATGGGCCCGTTCCTGAATCCACTGGAGCAGAACAACCCCAACGCCAAGCTGGTCTGCACCAAGGTTGCCCAATCGAGCTACGCCGGCCTGTTCGAGGAAGTGTGGGGGCCGGGGTCGCTCGACCCGGTGAAGGACGTGGCGGGCACGTATGAGCGGATCGCCCGTTCCGTCGCCGCGTTTGAGAGATCCGCCGAGGTTAACCCGTTTACCTCGAAGTTCGACTATTACCTGAAGGGCGAGGCGGAACTCACGGAGCAGGAAGCCTGGGGCCTGGAGCTGTTCAACACAACGGGCAAGTGTGCGCTCTGCCACCTCAGTGATGGCCCGGCACCCTTGTTCACCGACTTCACGTATGACAACCTCGGCGTTCCGCGCAACGGCGAGAATCCGTTCTATACCATGCCGCGGCGCTGGAACCCCGACGGCTGGCTGTGGGTGGACATGGGCCTGGGCGGGTTCCTCGAAGCGGCCGGCTATCCGCCGGAGATGTTCGAACCCGAGCTCGGCAAGCACAAGGTGCCGACGCTCCGCAACGTCGACCTGCGGCCCTACCCTGACTTCGTGAAGGCGTTCGGGCACAACGGCTACTTCAAGTCGCTCGAAGAGATCGTGCACTTCTACAATACGCGTGACGTCGAGCCCTGGCCGGAGCCGGAAGTGCCGATGAACGTCAATAGCGACGAGCTCGGCAACCTCGGACTGACGCAGGACGAAGAGGCCGCGATCGTCGCGTTCATGCGGACCCTCTCGGACGGGTATGTGGAGACACGCCTGGCAGAATGA
- a CDS encoding GreA/GreB family elongation factor: MPVSELLELARSGGYDRFESRCLELLESGTLTLGQLVGPFEELERAGQAERLATLTQMVLENADATRDPAAALALVRVALIAAPKNDDLRRTTIELYRRLYGQTPGFEVVLAASGINGGRPVRNALKLLDLCLSLQPGDTLISRMDDRVVEVAEIDREKGLFTLRREGRTTTVPAPEVTREYDRIAPDDFRVLRQLRPEQLTSKIEDDPVGVVIGLIRAHDGHIDADLLKHELVPKYIETRDWSRWWTKARGLLKRSPHVVIEGRAPVILSYCAAGQTHEEETWDALQGQNDPIEWMSTIESYLREKASRHEPPDEAFLRRFHEHVIKYIAAVESRRPAEALAGALVVERLSEKGLPSDDASRGRAVAMLRAAADPGLLLRGVEHEGLRERGLDALRAARPDDWAQYALAWLPTATAGLLDKIVAAAVAAGHADVVQTFIDTGLSNPVAHHELLYWLWKGPKQKDQLRLPSDDELFRLILDELSALGRTVTAAPEVVKAFRQRMKTALAIRDYDKARQCLQRASEAAAITLRRQLQRLEGLGENVPAKLLDLLRDVHPQLWVVQRQQVAPWEDRETLWCTSEGLARRTAERDEIVNVKMPENAKRIGEAASHGDLSENSEYKFALEERDLLRARVAAINDELSRARTLTPHDVPHDQVGIGSRVTVRAVSDGRERVMTFLGPFETDVERGIYSYLAPVSQKLMGRQVGDRVVVTADGADTEWELIGLANALTTH, encoded by the coding sequence ATGCCTGTCTCGGAATTGTTGGAATTGGCCCGCTCGGGCGGCTACGACCGTTTCGAGAGCCGCTGTCTGGAGTTGCTGGAGAGCGGCACGCTGACGCTGGGGCAGCTTGTCGGGCCGTTCGAGGAACTGGAGCGGGCCGGCCAGGCGGAGCGGCTGGCAACGTTGACCCAGATGGTGCTGGAGAACGCGGACGCGACGCGCGATCCGGCGGCCGCACTGGCTCTGGTGCGCGTCGCCCTGATCGCCGCGCCGAAGAACGACGACCTGCGCCGCACGACGATCGAGCTGTATCGCCGGCTCTATGGCCAAACGCCCGGGTTCGAGGTGGTGCTGGCGGCATCCGGCATCAACGGCGGGCGACCGGTGCGCAATGCGCTCAAGCTGCTCGACCTGTGTTTGTCGCTGCAGCCGGGGGACACGCTGATCAGCCGCATGGACGACCGCGTGGTCGAGGTGGCCGAAATCGATCGTGAAAAGGGCCTGTTCACGCTGCGGCGCGAGGGACGAACGACGACCGTCCCGGCGCCCGAGGTGACGCGCGAGTATGACCGCATCGCCCCCGACGACTTCCGCGTGCTGCGCCAGCTGCGACCGGAGCAGCTCACCAGCAAGATCGAGGACGACCCCGTGGGCGTGGTCATCGGGCTGATCCGTGCCCACGACGGACACATTGACGCTGATCTGCTGAAGCACGAACTCGTGCCGAAGTACATCGAGACACGCGACTGGTCGCGCTGGTGGACCAAGGCCCGCGGACTGCTGAAGCGTTCGCCCCACGTCGTCATCGAGGGCCGCGCACCGGTCATTCTGTCGTACTGCGCGGCAGGCCAGACGCACGAGGAGGAGACCTGGGACGCCCTGCAGGGCCAGAACGACCCCATCGAGTGGATGAGCACGATTGAGAGCTATCTGCGCGAAAAGGCGTCACGCCACGAACCGCCGGACGAGGCTTTCCTGCGCCGTTTCCACGAGCACGTGATCAAGTACATCGCGGCCGTGGAGAGCCGGCGACCGGCCGAGGCGTTGGCCGGTGCCCTGGTGGTGGAGCGACTCAGCGAGAAGGGGCTACCGAGTGACGACGCGTCGCGCGGGCGGGCGGTGGCCATGCTGCGGGCCGCGGCCGATCCGGGCTTGCTGCTGCGCGGCGTGGAGCACGAAGGACTGCGCGAGCGCGGGCTCGATGCACTGCGGGCCGCACGCCCCGACGACTGGGCGCAGTACGCCCTCGCCTGGCTGCCGACCGCGACCGCGGGGTTGCTCGACAAGATCGTGGCGGCGGCCGTGGCCGCCGGGCATGCCGACGTCGTGCAGACCTTCATCGACACGGGCCTGAGCAACCCGGTCGCGCACCACGAGCTGCTGTACTGGCTGTGGAAGGGGCCGAAGCAGAAAGACCAGTTGCGGTTGCCCAGCGATGACGAGTTGTTCCGTCTGATCCTCGACGAACTCAGCGCGCTGGGCCGCACCGTCACCGCGGCGCCGGAGGTGGTCAAGGCGTTCCGGCAGCGCATGAAAACGGCGCTGGCCATCCGCGACTACGACAAGGCGCGGCAATGCCTGCAGCGCGCCAGTGAAGCCGCCGCGATCACGCTGCGACGGCAGTTGCAGCGGCTGGAGGGCCTCGGCGAGAACGTCCCCGCCAAGCTGCTCGACCTGCTGCGCGACGTGCATCCGCAACTCTGGGTGGTGCAGCGCCAGCAGGTCGCGCCGTGGGAAGATCGCGAGACGCTCTGGTGCACCTCGGAGGGCCTCGCGCGCCGCACCGCCGAGCGCGACGAGATCGTCAACGTGAAGATGCCGGAGAATGCGAAGCGGATCGGCGAGGCGGCGTCGCATGGCGACCTGAGCGAGAATTCGGAGTACAAGTTCGCCCTCGAGGAGCGCGACCTGCTGCGTGCCCGCGTCGCCGCGATCAACGATGAGCTCTCACGCGCCCGCACGCTGACACCGCACGACGTGCCTCACGACCAGGTCGGCATCGGCTCGCGCGTCACGGTGCGCGCCGTCAGCGATGGACGCGAACGTGTCATGACGTTCCTGGGGCCGTTCGAGACGGATGTGGAGCGCGGCATCTACAGCTACCTCGCGCCGGTCTCGCAGAAGCTCATGGGCCGGCAGGTGGGGGACCGCGTCGTGGTCACCGCCGATGGCGCCGACACCGAGTGGGAACTCATCGGCCTGGCCAACGCACTCACGACCCATTGA
- a CDS encoding calcium/sodium antiporter: MIHSLLLVSGVVVLAIGGEVLIRGAARLARALGVSALVVGLTVVAFGTSAPEAAVTILAAGQGAPDLAVGNVVGSNICNVLLIIGLAAAFRPLTVAGNLLRVDGPAMLVTSLAFLAVAWATHGIGRAVGACFVLGLIIYTYSTYRLGRATYVHQVEAVPVTGYARHAWYNVVLVVLGIAALIGGARLMVDGGVGLARWLGVSERAIGLTIVAVGTSLPELATSVAAARQRQPDIAIGNVVGSNIFNVLFVAGLAALIQPLPVSAAVLWWDGPLMMAAGVLFYIVAGTGRCVTRWEGFLLLSAYAGYLVWTGLHAG; this comes from the coding sequence CTGATTCATTCACTGTTACTCGTGAGCGGCGTGGTCGTGCTGGCGATCGGCGGGGAGGTCCTGATCCGCGGCGCGGCGCGCCTGGCGCGGGCCCTGGGCGTGTCGGCCCTCGTGGTCGGCCTGACCGTTGTCGCCTTCGGGACTTCCGCGCCCGAGGCCGCCGTGACGATTCTGGCGGCCGGTCAGGGGGCCCCCGACCTGGCCGTGGGCAACGTCGTCGGCAGCAACATCTGCAATGTCCTGCTCATCATCGGGCTCGCGGCCGCGTTCCGGCCGTTGACGGTGGCCGGCAACCTGCTGCGCGTCGATGGCCCGGCGATGCTTGTCACGTCGCTCGCATTCCTGGCCGTCGCGTGGGCCACGCACGGAATCGGCCGGGCCGTCGGAGCGTGCTTCGTGCTCGGGCTGATCATCTACACGTATTCCACCTATCGACTCGGACGGGCCACGTATGTGCACCAGGTCGAGGCGGTACCGGTCACCGGGTACGCCCGTCACGCGTGGTACAACGTCGTGCTGGTCGTGCTCGGCATCGCGGCGCTCATCGGCGGGGCGCGGCTGATGGTCGACGGCGGCGTCGGCCTCGCCCGGTGGCTGGGGGTGAGCGAGCGCGCCATCGGCCTCACGATCGTCGCCGTCGGCACAAGCCTGCCAGAACTGGCGACCAGCGTCGCCGCCGCGCGCCAACGGCAGCCCGACATCGCGATCGGCAATGTCGTCGGCAGCAACATTTTCAACGTGCTCTTCGTCGCCGGACTGGCGGCGCTGATCCAGCCGCTGCCGGTCAGCGCCGCGGTGCTCTGGTGGGATGGTCCGCTGATGATGGCCGCCGGCGTGTTGTTCTACATCGTGGCCGGCACGGGGCGCTGCGTGACGCGCTGGGAGGGGTTCCTGTTGCTGTCAGCGTACGCGGGCTACCTGGTCTGGACCGGGCTGCACGCCGGCTGA